From the genome of Ectobacillus sp. JY-23, one region includes:
- a CDS encoding sigma factor — protein sequence MEEIIIDIHMSDNYETIISQAMDLYGQALLELVYSYTQNRDLAEDLTQEIFIKCYQKLHQYNGKAKLES from the coding sequence ATGGAGGAAATTATAATAGATATACACATGTCCGATAACTATGAAACTATTATTAGTCAGGCAATGGATTTATATGGACAAGCCTTACTGGAATTGGTGTATTCATACACACAAAATCGGGATCTTGCAGAGGATTTAACACAGGAGATCTTTATCAAATGCTATCAAAAGCTGCATCAATATAATGGAAAGGCCAAGTTGGAGAGTTAA
- a CDS encoding metal-dependent hydrolase produces MDTITHTLFGLGLYGTIRKDHMTKHEKRAYLFTAIGASQIPDIDVISQLWDTQGLYQMWHRGITHSVFLMPLWALLFYALSILLFRVKSQRLFWLALLAVFIHSTSDLFNAWGTGYFEPFSQVRVTFGTIPIVDVVFWGILLIAYLIARKRKNAAPVIYRWAFAGIAFHVLVQSAQGYILYEKYTERYEQVALSASFIPWHYTVIGKNGANVDLIDDSLLSASHVQATLISKEDADLNRLFRTVPEAKTLYEWAPFVVIVDDERQLGIYDPRFYRNGQSFLFEYMEKNGKVKKQ; encoded by the coding sequence ATGGATACAATTACGCACACATTATTTGGTCTCGGTCTGTATGGGACGATCCGTAAGGACCATATGACTAAACACGAAAAACGCGCCTATTTGTTTACTGCAATTGGCGCAAGTCAAATTCCAGACATTGATGTCATTTCTCAGCTTTGGGATACACAGGGGCTGTATCAAATGTGGCATCGCGGCATTACGCATTCCGTTTTTCTCATGCCGCTTTGGGCACTGCTGTTTTATGCGCTTAGCATTCTTTTATTTCGTGTCAAAAGTCAGCGTCTCTTTTGGTTAGCTTTACTCGCTGTATTCATTCATAGCACCAGCGATTTATTTAATGCTTGGGGGACTGGCTATTTTGAACCATTTTCTCAGGTGCGTGTGACGTTTGGGACAATTCCAATTGTGGACGTTGTGTTCTGGGGAATTTTGCTGATTGCCTATCTCATTGCGAGAAAAAGAAAGAATGCCGCGCCTGTTATTTACCGCTGGGCATTTGCTGGTATAGCTTTTCATGTGCTTGTACAGTCTGCACAAGGGTATATCCTGTATGAAAAGTATACTGAACGTTACGAGCAGGTAGCTTTGTCTGCTAGCTTTATACCTTGGCACTATACAGTGATTGGAAAAAATGGAGCGAATGTAGATCTAATTGATGATAGCTTACTAAGTGCGTCACATGTGCAAGCTACGCTCATTTCTAAAGAAGATGCAGATTTAAACAGGCTGTTCCGAACTGTACCAGAAGCAAAAACATTATACGAATGGGCGCCGTTTGTTGTTATTGTGGATGACGAACGTCAATTGGGTATTTATGATCCCCGATTTTATCGAAACGGTCAATCGTTTTTGTTTGAGTATATGGAGAAGAACGGAAAAGTTAAGAAACAATAG
- a CDS encoding FtsW/RodA/SpoVE family cell cycle protein has translation MGFLIIVLILLLLRMLTILRQIKENFGKQLLVGVLALFAVQYLYNIGMIMGMLPLIGITLPFVSYGFLPAMFNAFLFGIVLSVCRRRYLVSTSK, from the coding sequence ATGGGATTTCTAATTATCGTTCTTATCCTACTGTTACTACGAATGCTTACAATACTGCGGCAAATAAAAGAAAACTTCGGCAAACAGCTACTAGTTGGCGTTCTTGCACTGTTTGCCGTTCAATATCTATATAATATCGGCATGATAATGGGAATGCTTCCGTTAATCGGTATTACATTACCGTTTGTCAGCTATGGTTTTCTACCTGCTATGTTCAATGCCTTTTTATTCGGTATCGTACTAAGTGTCTGCCGGCGTCGATATCTTGTTTCAACCTCAAAGTAA
- a CDS encoding transglycosylase domain-containing protein — translation MTELYRSRTERNQKDNNTKTAYRSREERKQARKKTSDSKKPIDKKSPLKWILLICLLLGVGSIGAGIAVFFSFIKEAPPIDAAKLKDPLSTKFYDKDGNFIYEYGKERRTKITYEQVPKILEDAFIATEDARFYQHHGVDVKRTMKAIFENVTGDFGAQGGSTITQQVIKNSFLTSEKTLKRKVQEWYLAYQLEKKYTKHEILTIYLNKINLGNRSYGVAAAAKSYYGIEVENLEKLTLSQAAMLAGLSQSPNNYDPSKQENKEAAKQRRDLVLLLMQRHGYITEKQMKKARQVAVTEGIVPKASQQGMPYEAFLDAATNEVEVVLKDIDISTDGLQIYTTLDPKAQTYAENILDSSNVVHYPNERFQAAFAFIDSKTSEVRAIGSGRGEYKATFRGNNFAIQLKRQPGSTFKPIFDYGPAIEHLKWSTYHQLVDEPYQYSNGEPIHNAYTAYKGTISIRDALVESRNIPALKTLQAVGLNKSKEFAQSLGLTFANNQVYESYAIGSNEVSPLEMAGAYGAFANEGVYTKPHFVTKVVLQNGKEKSFKSEAKRVMHDYTAYMITDMMRGVVNASNGTGLAANVPGLDVAGKTGTTNFDEKTSSKFGYPSEATNDSWFTGYTPQYTMAVWTGYVANGENNYQLGDTTKISHVIFKAMMQTFGTDTTRFEQPSSVYNMNNELYIKGEQPDNVPPVAPPPPAPAAVAPPAPPQPQTHGIQGNGHRKGDGGQKAKKGKGKNKHG, via the coding sequence ATGACGGAATTATATCGTTCTCGAACAGAACGAAATCAAAAGGACAACAATACAAAGACTGCTTATCGGTCTCGTGAGGAGAGAAAGCAGGCTAGGAAAAAAACATCAGATAGTAAAAAGCCCATTGATAAAAAGTCTCCACTTAAATGGATTTTGTTGATTTGCTTGTTGCTGGGGGTGGGCTCTATAGGCGCGGGTATAGCCGTTTTCTTCTCATTCATTAAAGAGGCCCCGCCTATTGATGCAGCAAAACTGAAAGATCCGTTGTCAACCAAGTTTTACGATAAGGATGGTAATTTTATTTACGAATACGGTAAAGAAAGGCGCACGAAAATAACATATGAACAAGTTCCAAAGATATTGGAGGACGCATTTATTGCGACAGAGGATGCCCGCTTTTATCAACATCATGGTGTGGACGTAAAGCGCACAATGAAAGCGATTTTTGAAAATGTGACGGGAGACTTCGGGGCGCAGGGAGGAAGTACCATTACCCAGCAAGTTATTAAAAACTCGTTTTTAACGTCCGAAAAAACCTTAAAGCGTAAAGTTCAGGAGTGGTACTTGGCGTATCAGCTGGAAAAGAAATATACAAAGCATGAAATTCTGACTATATATCTAAACAAAATCAATCTTGGAAACCGTTCTTACGGGGTGGCCGCGGCAGCCAAAAGCTACTATGGAATCGAAGTTGAGAATTTAGAAAAATTGACACTTTCTCAGGCCGCCATGCTGGCGGGTCTCTCACAAAGTCCGAACAATTATGATCCTTCAAAGCAGGAAAACAAAGAGGCAGCAAAACAGCGCCGTGACCTCGTGTTATTATTGATGCAAAGACATGGATATATCACGGAGAAGCAGATGAAGAAAGCGAGGCAGGTTGCTGTAACGGAGGGTATCGTTCCTAAAGCCAGCCAGCAAGGCATGCCGTACGAAGCGTTTTTAGATGCGGCTACAAATGAAGTTGAGGTGGTATTGAAGGATATAGATATCAGTACTGATGGATTGCAAATCTATACGACTTTAGATCCAAAAGCACAGACATATGCAGAGAACATATTGGATTCCTCAAATGTTGTACATTATCCGAATGAACGCTTCCAAGCGGCGTTCGCATTCATTGATTCAAAAACAAGCGAGGTACGTGCGATAGGGAGTGGACGTGGGGAATACAAAGCAACATTTCGAGGAAACAATTTCGCGATTCAGCTTAAACGTCAGCCTGGTTCAACGTTTAAGCCTATTTTCGATTATGGCCCGGCTATTGAACATTTGAAGTGGTCCACATATCATCAGCTTGTTGATGAGCCCTATCAATATTCGAACGGGGAACCAATTCACAATGCTTATACAGCGTATAAAGGCACTATATCTATAAGAGATGCGTTAGTAGAGTCCCGTAACATTCCTGCTTTAAAGACATTACAGGCCGTTGGTCTCAATAAATCAAAAGAATTTGCACAATCACTCGGTCTAACATTTGCTAATAACCAAGTATATGAGTCTTACGCAATTGGGAGTAATGAAGTGTCCCCATTAGAAATGGCAGGAGCGTACGGCGCATTCGCTAACGAGGGAGTATACACTAAGCCCCATTTTGTTACGAAAGTCGTGCTGCAAAATGGCAAGGAGAAGAGCTTTAAGTCAGAGGCTAAGCGGGTTATGCATGACTATACAGCTTATATGATTACTGATATGATGCGTGGTGTCGTCAATGCTTCAAATGGAACGGGATTAGCTGCGAATGTGCCTGGTTTAGATGTAGCTGGGAAAACAGGAACCACTAACTTTGATGAGAAGACAAGTAGCAAATTTGGTTATCCATCTGAGGCTACGAATGACAGTTGGTTTACAGGCTATACACCGCAGTATACAATGGCTGTGTGGACGGGATATGTCGCGAATGGAGAAAATAATTATCAGCTCGGGGATACGACCAAAATTTCGCATGTCATTTTTAAAGCAATGATGCAAACCTTTGGGACAGACACGACTAGATTCGAACAACCAAGCAGCGTATACAACATGAATAACGAGTTATATATTAAAGGTGAACAGCCAGACAATGTACCGCCTGTTGCACCACCGCCTCCTGCTCCAGCAGCAGTTGCTCCTCCTGCTCCACCTCAACCACAAACGCATGGAATACAGGGAAATGGTCACAGAAAAGGGGATGGCGGACAGAAAGCAAAGAAGGGAAAAGGCAAGAACAAGCACGGATAA
- the ssuD gene encoding FMNH2-dependent alkanesulfonate monooxygenase, with translation MEILWFIPTHGDSRYLGTTKGGRLADFSYFRQVAQAADRLGYTGVLIPTGRSCEDPWTLASSLAAVTERLKFLIAVRPGIMSPSVAARMASTVDRVSNGRLLINVVAGGDPVELAGDGLFLTHDERYEITDEFLTIWRKLLEGKEVDFTGKHVNIKGGKLLFPSVQQPYPPIYFGGSSPAGQAVAAKHTDVYLTWGEPPAQVEEKLNEVRRLAKQEGRSVRFGIRLHVIVRETEEEAWQAADRLIQYLDDDTIAAAQRTLARQDSVGQQRMLGLHKGGREALTISPNLWAGVGLVRGGAGTALVGNPQQVAERIKEYRDLGIDTFVLSGYPHLEEAYQFAELVFPLLPLKHTANGNHPVGEMIANQYAPEVAK, from the coding sequence ATGGAAATATTATGGTTTATTCCGACTCATGGAGATAGCCGCTATTTAGGAACAACAAAGGGAGGACGACTGGCTGACTTCTCGTATTTCCGTCAAGTTGCACAAGCAGCAGATCGTCTTGGTTATACAGGTGTATTGATTCCGACAGGAAGATCGTGTGAAGATCCTTGGACACTGGCTTCTTCACTTGCTGCTGTTACAGAGCGGTTAAAGTTTTTAATTGCTGTCCGTCCTGGCATTATGTCGCCATCTGTTGCAGCGAGGATGGCATCCACAGTGGACCGCGTTTCTAATGGCCGTCTGTTAATAAATGTAGTAGCAGGAGGAGACCCGGTCGAGTTAGCAGGAGATGGGTTGTTTCTTACACATGATGAGCGTTATGAAATCACAGATGAATTCTTAACAATTTGGCGTAAATTGCTGGAAGGTAAAGAGGTCGACTTTACCGGAAAGCATGTAAATATAAAAGGAGGCAAGTTGTTGTTTCCTTCTGTACAGCAGCCCTATCCACCTATTTATTTTGGTGGCTCCTCCCCAGCAGGGCAGGCTGTGGCTGCAAAGCATACGGATGTATATTTAACATGGGGAGAGCCCCCGGCTCAGGTGGAAGAGAAGCTGAACGAAGTGCGCCGTCTTGCGAAACAGGAGGGAAGATCGGTGCGATTTGGAATTCGCTTGCATGTCATTGTACGCGAGACTGAGGAAGAAGCATGGCAGGCAGCTGACCGCTTAATTCAATATTTGGATGATGATACAATTGCTGCTGCGCAGCGTACGTTGGCGCGACAGGATTCTGTTGGGCAACAAAGGATGCTTGGTCTGCATAAAGGAGGCAGGGAAGCTCTGACCATTAGTCCAAATCTTTGGGCTGGGGTGGGACTCGTTCGTGGCGGCGCTGGAACGGCACTTGTTGGAAATCCTCAACAAGTCGCAGAACGAATAAAGGAATATAGAGATTTGGGTATTGATACATTTGTCTTATCCGGTTATCCGCATCTGGAAGAAGCCTATCAATTTGCAGAGCTCGTATTTCCGCTTTTACCGCTGAAGCATACAGCCAATGGTAATCACCCTGTCGGCGAAATGATTGCCAATCAATATGCACCCGAAGTTGCAAAATAG
- a CDS encoding DUF2325 domain-containing protein: MLIVGGDNLGGITKKLQQQGFEEVIHVNGRKAKMVQVDIPKKVDIILVLTDYINHNLSSVIKKKAREQSIPICFARRSWCSMMKEVEKQGLICCK, encoded by the coding sequence ATGCTGATTGTAGGTGGAGATAACCTAGGTGGAATCACTAAGAAACTACAGCAACAAGGATTTGAGGAAGTCATTCATGTTAACGGACGAAAAGCAAAAATGGTTCAAGTGGATATACCTAAAAAAGTCGATATTATATTGGTTCTTACTGATTACATTAACCACAATCTTTCGAGTGTGATTAAGAAAAAGGCAAGAGAGCAATCAATTCCCATCTGTTTCGCAAGACGTTCTTGGTGTTCCATGATGAAGGAAGTAGAAAAACAAGGTCTTATTTGTTGCAAATAA
- a CDS encoding nitroreductase family protein, whose amino-acid sequence MNSIINPTKQVQPEVQNLRKEEHPVSPVFLNRWSPRSYSDKAVSDEALYSILEAARWAPSAFNDQPWRFIIAKTEKQLKIFHEFLHPFNRAWAESAPILLLIASSKKRDTGDLNSAHAFDTGTSWGYLAIQATILGLSTHAIGGFDKEKARRLLGISDEYELHVVVTVGYRGEKDTLVQSLQEREHPSIRRPLHESILNCSSEGYTE is encoded by the coding sequence ATGAATTCAATAATAAATCCCACTAAACAAGTGCAACCGGAGGTACAGAATTTACGTAAAGAAGAACACCCTGTTAGCCCAGTTTTCTTAAATCGATGGTCTCCGCGCTCTTATTCGGATAAAGCTGTTTCTGATGAAGCGCTATATAGCATATTAGAGGCAGCACGCTGGGCTCCCTCTGCGTTCAATGATCAACCGTGGAGGTTTATTATTGCAAAAACAGAAAAGCAATTAAAGATTTTTCATGAATTCTTACACCCGTTCAATCGTGCATGGGCGGAAAGCGCACCGATATTGCTCCTTATTGCATCAAGTAAAAAAAGGGATACGGGCGACTTAAACTCAGCGCATGCATTTGATACAGGAACATCCTGGGGGTATTTAGCAATTCAGGCTACGATATTAGGATTAAGCACACATGCAATTGGAGGGTTTGATAAAGAAAAGGCTCGTCGTTTGTTGGGCATTTCTGATGAATATGAGCTTCATGTGGTCGTCACAGTTGGCTATCGTGGAGAGAAAGATACACTTGTACAAAGCCTGCAAGAGCGTGAACACCCAAGCATACGAAGGCCGCTGCATGAAAGTATTTTGAATTGCAGCAGTGAAGGATATACAGAATAA